From Ischnura elegans chromosome 13 unlocalized genomic scaffold, ioIscEleg1.1 SUPER_13_unloc_1, whole genome shotgun sequence, a single genomic window includes:
- the LOC124172293 gene encoding zinc finger protein 271-like, translating into MMFNVKEENEQLLSGGNYPAFNSPNTAGISNDAVDPLATHDMCTVKEENEQLLSEGNYPAFNSPNTAGISNDAVDPLATHDLPMFTEDEKLIDNWKMTNDSTTEAAGLSTAHEVQMETKFSSCMLKERNVRVDLGNDCNTSSCSVTLIESINGPSHEGEGRNALDGDLEKCGTVLPDKITSCSLLDDGQCYTKCIPASKNSGDGATMTFVGERHGVDAPNVMDTLTFTRENSTIEDEAVVRDRGEVQENCSIKNLGNSYPSQEKVYHCFNCRYEFNTNDDLIKHMEIHFVKSNLNLDAESSMEKSESFTIPASSEESNNSCESSTSETLKGSKRKSVGPMQKVIMPVLKISGGLGEKKTVGGLRSFDGDGKANTQNMSSESTSCTGNLQNHTLGGTKGGPYCCSVCNKSFALIRSLNNHMHAHTGTKHYPCGICKSFSNTANLNKHISMHAKEKPFSCNDCAKTFSRKDALVMHLRSHKKEKPFSCSDCAKSFSTRSKLTLHLRVHTGEKPFACKICDKSFARKSHLTDHLRCHSGEKPYSCNYCAESFSHKSQLTLHTWTHTGEKPFSCKICCKSFISNSHLTNHMFTHTGEKPFSCYYCAKSFSRKHTLAIHLQTHTGNKPFSCKDCAKSFSRKNALMMHSQVHSGEKPFACKICGKSFTRNSNLTNHLRCHSGEKPFSCNYCAESFSHKSQLTLHTWTHTGEKPFSCKICCKSFISNSHLTNHMFTHTGEKPFSCYYCAKSFSRKHTLAIHLQTHTGNKPFSCKDCAKSFSRKNALMMHSQVHSGEKPFACKICGKSFTRNSNLTNHLRCHSGEKPFSCSYCAESFSQKSQLTLHTWTHTGEKPFSCKICCKSFISNSHLTKHMFTHTGEKPFSCNYCAKSFSRKDTLTIHLQSHTGDKPFSCKDCAKSFSRKDRLMMHLRVHKGEKPFACKICGKSFTRNSNLTDHLRCHSGEKPFSCSYCAESFSQKRQLTLHTWTHTGEKPFSCKICSKSFISNSHLTKHMFTHTGEKPFSCNYCAKSFSRKDTLTIHLQSHTGDKPFSCNDCAKSFSRKDRLVLHLHTHTC; encoded by the exons ATGATG TTTAATGTGAAAGAGGAAAATGAGCAGCTCCTCAGTGGAGGGAATTATCCTGCATTTAACTCGCCGAATACAGCTGGAATTTCAAATGATGCTGTAGACCCTCTTGCAACTCATGACATG TGCACTGTGAAAGAGGAAAACGAACAGCTCctcagtgaagggaattatcctgCATTTAACTCGCCGAATACAGCTGGAATTTCAAATGATGCTGTAGACCCCCTGGCAACTCATGACTTG CCTATGTTTACAGAGGATGAAAAACTGATTGATAATTGGAAAATGACCAATGACTCCACGACCGAGGCTGCAG GGCTGTCAACTGCTCACGAAGTgcaaatggaaacaaaattcagTTCATGTATGCTGAAGGAAAGAAATGTAAGGGTTGATCTTGGCAATGACTGCAATACTTCGTCATGCTCAGTGACTCTCATTGAATCAATAAATGGGCCATCCCATgaaggggaaggaaggaatgCATTAGATggagacttggaaaaatgtggcaCTGTTCTTCCTGATAAGATAACATCTTGTTCACTTCTTGATGATGGACAGTGTTATACCAAATGTATTCCAGCATCTAAAAACAGTGGAGATGGAGCAACAATGACTTTTGTTGGGGAAAGACATGGCGTTGATGCACCAAATGTCATGGACACCCTTACATTTACCAGGGAGAACAGCACAATTGAAGATGAGGCTGTCGTGAGAGACAGAGGAGAGGTACAAGAGAACTGCTCAATCAAAAATCTTGGGAACAGTTACCCATCACAGGAAAAGGTGTATCATTGTTTCAACTGCAGATATGAATTCAACACCAATGATGATCTGATCaaacacatggaaattcattttgtaaaaagCAATTTGAATCTTGATGCAGAATCATCTATGGAAAAAAGTGAGTCTTTCACAATCCCTGCATCAAGtgaagaaagtaataattcttGTGAGTCATCCACCTCTGAGACATTGAAAGGATCGAAAAGGAAAAGTGTAGGGCCAATGCAAAAAGTAATTATGCCTGTTTTAAAAATCTCTGGTGGACTAGGAGAGAAGAAAACTGTGGGAGGATTGAGAAGTTTTGATGGAGATGGGAAAGCAAACACACAGAATATGTCCTCAGAGTCCACCTCTTGCACTGGAAACCTTCAAAATCATACACTAGGAGGTACAAAAGGAGGGCCATACTGTTGCAGTGTGTGCAATAAGTCTTTTGCTCTGATTCGCAGTCTTAACAATCACATGCATGCACACACAGGGACAAAACATTATCCATGTGGAATATGCAAGTCTTTCTCTAATACTGCTAACCTCAATAAACACATAAGTATGCACgcaaaggagaaacctttttcatgcaatgattGTGCCAAAACTTTCTCTAGAAAGGACGCACTCGTGATGCACTTGCGTTCACACAAAaaggagaagcctttttcatgcagtGATTGCGCAAAGTCTTTCTCTACTAGAAGCAAACTCACTTTACACTTGCGcgtacacacaggagagaaaccATTTGCATGTAAGATTTGCGACAAGTCTTTTGCTAGGAAATCTCATCTCACTGACCATCTCCGTTGCcactcgggagagaagccttatTCATGCAACTATTGTGCCGagtctttctctcataagagCCAACTCACTCTACACACTTGGACTCACAcaggagagaaacctttctcGTGCAAGATATGTTGCAAATCCTTCATATCGAATTCTCATCTCACCAATCACATGTttacacacacaggagagaagccatTTTCCTGCTATTATTGCGCTAAATCTTTCTCCAGAAAGCACACTCTCGCCATACACCTGCAAACACACACGGGAAACAAACCTTTTTCATGTAAAGATTGCGCTAAATCATTCTCCAGAAAGAACGCACTCATGATGCATTCACAGGTACACTCAGGAGAGAAACCATTTGCGTGCAAGATTTGCGGCAAGTCTTTTACTAGGAATTCTAATCTCACCAACCATCTCCGTTGCcactcgggagagaagcctttttcatgcaactATTGTGCCGagtctttctctcataagagCCAACTCACTCTACACACTTGGACTCACAcaggagagaaacctttctcGTGCAAGATATGTTGCAAATCCTTCATATCGAATTCTCATCTCACCAATCACATGTttacacacacaggagagaagccatTTTCCTGCTATTATTGCGCTAAATCTTTCTCCAGAAAGCACACTCTCGCCATACACCTGCAAACACACACGGGAAACAAACCTTTTTCATGTAAAGATTGCGCTAAATCATTCTCCAGAAAGAACGCACTCATGATGCATTCACAGGTACACTCAGGAGAGAAACCATTTGCGTGCAAGATTTGCGGCAAGTCTTTTACTAGGAATTCTAATCTCACCAACCATCTCCGTTGCcactcgggagagaagcctttttcatgcagcTATTGCGCcgagtctttctctcaaaagagccAACTCACTCTACACACCTGGactcacacgggagagaaacctttctcGTGCAAAATATGTTGCAAATCTTTCATCTCCAATTCTCATCTCACCAAGCACATGTttacacacacaggagagaagccatTTTCCTGCAATTATTGTGCTAAATCTTTCTCCAGAAAGGACACTCTCACCATACACTTACAATCACACACTGGAGACAAACCTTTTTCATGTAAAGATTGCGCCAAGTCTTTCTCTAGAAAGGACAGACTCATGATGCACTTGCGCGTACACAAAGGAGAGAAACCATTTGCGTGCAAGATTTGCGGCAAGTCTTTTACTAGGAATTCTAATCTCACCGACCATCTCCGTTGCcactcgggagagaagcctttttcatgcagcTATTGCGCcgagtctttctctcaaaagcgCCAACTCACTCTACACACCTGGACTCACAcaggagagaaacctttctcGTGCAAGATATGTAGCAAATCTTTCATCTCGAATTCTCATCTCACCAAGCACATGTttacacacacaggagagaagccatTTTCCTGCAATTATTGCGCTAAATCTTTCTCCAGAAAGGACACTCTCACCATACACTTACAATCACACACAGGAGACAAACCTTTTTCATGTAACGATTGCGCCAAGTCTTTCTCTAGAAAGGACAGACTCGTCCTACACTTGCACACACACACATGCTAG
- the LOC124172558 gene encoding uncharacterized protein LOC124172558 produces MLREVKCIERFYIVNFLIGKINLVKYRFYITIYFLENENIRKGRLKSTFTAKDAAKLWEEVTHTLNGCAGPKRSWKEWRKSWQDIKSAAKGKAAALINDIAHTGVGPPVALELSEFQRRVANIIGSNAIHGHQTIKESLIIFDENSKEISIDSASPPTPQLSFSENDPGPSTSSVPLLPEYPSATSIHHQINADPPSSSSATKTHNKPCGKSTNTNVENFKYMQEKLISLKEKSFLLREKEIEEAKKFHQELLSIKREKLETLKRIEAKIDNINF; encoded by the exons ATGTTAAGGGAAGTGAAATGTATTGAGCGATTCTACATAGTGAACTTCTTAATTGGAAAGATAAATCTGGTGAAATACAGG TTCTACATCACTATTTACTTTTTAGAAAACGAAAACATTAGAAAAGGAAGATTAAAAAGCACTTTTACGGCCAAAGACGCCGCAAAACTTTGGGAGGAGGTGACGCATACTTTAAATGGGTGTGCGGGACCGAAGAGGTCATGGAAGGAGTGGAGAAAG TCTTGGCAAGATATCAAATCCGCAGCAAAGGGCAAGGCAGCAGCCCTCATAAATGACATTGCTCACACTGGGGTTGGGCCTCCAGTGGCTCTGGAACTGAGTGAGTTCCAGAGGCGGGTGGCAAACATCATCGGATCGAATGCCATTCATGGTCACCAGACTATTAAGGAGTCACTGATTATTTTTGATGAG AACTCTAAAGAAATTTCTATAGATTCAGCATCCCCTCCAACCCCTCAATTAAGTTTCAGTGAAAATGATCCTGGCCCTTCCACTTCATCTGTTCCCTTGCTCCCTGAATATCCATCTGCCACATCAATCCATCACCAAATAAATGCCGATCCTCCTTCATCCTCCTCAGCCACGAAGACACATAACAAACCCTGTGGCAAga gtaCCAACACCaatgtagaaaattttaaatacatgcagGAGAAGCTCATTTCCCTAAAGGAGAAGAGTTTTCTCCTGAGGGAAAAGGAAATAGAAGaggcaaaaaaatttcatcaggaaTTACTATCCataaaaagagagaaattagAGACGTTGAAGAGAATCGAGGCGAAGAttgataacattaatttttag